The Sphingomicrobium sp. genome has a window encoding:
- the rdgB gene encoding RdgB/HAM1 family non-canonical purine NTP pyrophosphatase: MIRRLGDRLVIATHNAGKLREISQLLAPFGIQCVGAAELDLPVPDETGVTFVDNADLKARQAADLTGLPALADDSGICIDALGGRPGIYTANWAEDEAGNRDWMRAMTRAWEEIEAAGPDASRDAHFACALAIAWPEDGQAESFEGRVDGTLVWPPRGDKGFGYDPMFVPAGYDQTFAEMDPEEKHRISHRADAFRKLTAALNE, from the coding sequence ATGATCCGCCGCCTCGGCGACAGACTGGTGATCGCCACGCATAATGCGGGCAAGCTGCGCGAGATTTCGCAGCTGTTGGCGCCGTTCGGGATCCAGTGCGTCGGCGCGGCCGAGCTCGACCTGCCGGTCCCTGACGAGACCGGCGTTACGTTCGTCGACAATGCCGACCTCAAGGCTCGGCAGGCGGCCGACCTGACCGGCCTTCCCGCTTTGGCCGACGACAGCGGCATCTGCATCGACGCGCTCGGCGGCCGGCCCGGCATCTACACCGCGAACTGGGCCGAGGACGAAGCAGGCAACCGCGACTGGATGCGCGCCATGACCCGCGCCTGGGAAGAGATCGAAGCCGCAGGACCGGACGCCAGCCGAGACGCGCATTTCGCCTGTGCGCTCGCCATCGCATGGCCCGAGGACGGCCAGGCCGAGTCCTTCGAGGGCCGCGTCGACGGTACGCTCGTCTGGCCGCCCCGCGGCGACAAGGGCTTCGGCTATGACCCGATGTTCGTTCCCGCCGGTTACGACCAGACGTTCGCTGAGATGGACCCGGAGGAGAAGCACCGGATCAGCCACCGCGCCGACGCCTTCCGCAAGCTAACGGCGGCGCTCAACGAATGA
- the rph gene encoding ribonuclease PH, whose amino-acid sequence MRPSGRAPDQMRELSFEPNFTRHAEGSVLVSFGDTRVLCTASVEEKVPPFLRGKGQGWVTAEYGMLPRATHTRGNREAAKGKQSGRTQEIQRLIGRSLRAVVDMKALGERQVIVDCDVIQADGGTRTASISGGWVALRMAVDNLLASKAITSDPIRTQVGAVSCGIHNGTAVLDLDYEEDSQAGCDGNFVLTADGLIVEAQLTAEGECYDEEGLLRLLRLARIGCGEIFQAQLKASGR is encoded by the coding sequence CAGCTTCGAGCCGAATTTCACCCGCCACGCGGAAGGGTCGGTGCTGGTCAGCTTCGGCGACACACGGGTGCTGTGCACCGCAAGCGTCGAGGAGAAGGTGCCCCCGTTCCTCCGCGGCAAGGGCCAGGGCTGGGTCACCGCCGAATATGGCATGCTTCCCCGCGCCACCCACACCCGCGGCAACCGCGAGGCGGCCAAGGGCAAGCAGTCGGGCCGGACCCAGGAGATCCAGCGCTTGATCGGCCGCTCGCTGCGCGCCGTCGTCGACATGAAAGCGCTCGGCGAGCGGCAGGTGATCGTCGATTGCGACGTCATCCAGGCGGACGGCGGCACCCGCACCGCCTCCATCTCCGGTGGTTGGGTGGCGCTGCGCATGGCCGTGGACAACCTGCTTGCGTCGAAGGCGATCACAAGCGACCCGATCCGCACCCAGGTTGGCGCCGTCAGCTGCGGCATCCACAACGGCACCGCGGTGCTCGACCTCGACTATGAAGAGGACAGCCAGGCCGGGTGCGACGGCAATTTCGTGCTCACCGCCGACGGGCTGATCGTCGAAGCGCAGCTCACGGCCGAAGGCGAATGCTATGACGAGGAAGGCCTGCTGCGCCTCCTGCGCCTGGCCCGGATCGGCTGCGGCGAGATCTTCCAGGCCCAGCTGAAGGCCAGCGGCCGATGA